A single region of the Podospora pseudopauciseta strain CBS 411.78 chromosome 1, whole genome shotgun sequence genome encodes:
- a CDS encoding hypothetical protein (EggNog:ENOG503NVQR; COG:Q) has product MSRTTTALVAPELNGKFELREVYLDALQADEVLVEIQASGLCHTDLSCAVGILPCRPNAVLGHEGGGVVVQTGSAVSHVQPGDKVLLSFTHCETCAACTSGHPAYCHTFNDRNFGGARPDGSSAMLTKPGGEPIYSTFFGQSSFARHSLVHRSSVVRVPAETDLALYAPLGCGMQTGAGAVLNSLNVKEGSTVAVFGVGSVGMAAVMAAAKIRKARIVIAVDLQQSRLDLAKELGATHGVLGNAKDVVQQIRDICQSNGCDYAVDATGVPFVIKTMIDSLGTLGRASTVGAPGPGNNVAVDIMDHLTYGKEYVGCCEGDSLPKEFVPYLIEQHQKGNFPLDRFIKYYDFKDYEKAIEDSKTGSAIKAVLKW; this is encoded by the exons ATGTcccgcaccaccactgcccTCGTTGCCCCCGAGCTCAACGGCAAGTTTGAGCTTCGCGAAGTCTACCTCGATGCCCTCCAGGCCGATGAGGTTCTCGTAGAGATCCAGGCCTCCGGTCTCTGCCACACCGATCTGTCATGCGCCGTTGGCATCTTGCCATGCCGCCCCAACGCTGTTCTTGGTCATGAGG gtggtggtgtcgtcgtCCAGACTGGTTCCGCTGTCTCCCATGTCCAGCCCGGTGACAAAGTCCTCCTCTCTTTTACTCACTGCGAGACATGTGCTGCTTGCACATCCGGCCACCCGGCCTACTGCCACACCTTCAACGACCGCAACTTTGGCGGCGCCCGCCCAGATGGCTCCTCTGCCATGCTCACCAAGCCCGGGGGTGAGCCCATTTACAGCACATTCTTTGGACAGTCTTCCTTTGCCAGACACTCTCTTGTCCACCGGTCATCTGTGGTCAGGGTCCCTGCTGAGACAGACCTTGCCCTCTATGCCCCGTTGGGCTGCGGCATGCAGACTGGCGCCGGCGCCGTGTTGAACTCTCTCAACGTCAAGGAGGGCAGCACTGTTGCtgtgtttggtgttgggtCGGTCGGCATGGCTGCGGTCATGGCTGCTGCCAAGATCAGAAAGGCGAGAATCGTCATTGCTGTTGACCTGCAGCAGTCGAGGCTTGATTTGGCCAAGGAGCTGGGCGCCACTCACGGTGTGCTTGGTAACGCCAAGGATGTCGTGCAGCAGATTCGGGATATCTGCCAGTCGAACGGCTGCGACTACGCCGTTGATGCCACCGGTGTGCCGTTTGTGATCAAGACCATGATTGACTCTCTGGGTACTCTCGGCAGAGCTTCCACTGTAGGTGCTCCCGGTCCTGGCAACAACGTTGCTGTTGACATCATGGACCACTTGACCTATGGCAAGGAGTACGTCGGGTGCTGTGAGGGTGACAGCTTGCCCAAGGAG TTTGTGCCCTATCTCATCGAGCAGCATCAAAAGGGCAACTTCCCGCTCGACAGGTTCATCAAGTACTACGACTTCAAGGACTACGAGAAAGCCATTGAGGATAGCAAGACTGGTAGCGCCATCAAGGCTGTTCTCAAGTggtga
- a CDS encoding hypothetical protein (EggNog:ENOG503P6T7) → MSDSLQVVVVASPFAGLAPLYEVDPDADALVIVPPQTEPFAPWEEVTTPTQQKTTSTTAAPPASRPGLRIKVSSKHLSFASKIFKSKLKYAGGQKSKQSDGRIHLQLAPEEQFDSKAVAIVLNALHGKGSKVPKEVDLDTLGQIALFVDKFQLFDAVEVYGERWISRLEHTIPDAYNRDLIVWLYISYVFRNAEVLRGVTKTAIVGSDGPIKTLGLPIRDKLIKHIDEQRQLLVSSAIEIVTSTLEKLVAGKAGCNKYHCDSFLLGELVKALTKSKLVWPRPERPFAGISFLFVVSAVEGVFTSPSHSRGSAVCGDLWNVCNGVAAKPNGNGYVNGNGRGGRGPLTPEASPEPVLRNGGGYFDTHECDARKSVARLDELDALEDAVRGLDLEGALGYRNY, encoded by the exons ATGTCAGACTCCCTCCAGGTCGTCGTGGTAGCCTCGCCCTTTGCAGGCTTGGCGCCCCTCTATGAAGTTGACCCTGACGCCGATGCGCTGGTCATTGTGCCCCCGCAGACAGAGCCATTCGCGCcatgggaggaggtgacaACACCTACCCAGCAAAAAACAACCTCGACCACAGCCGCGCCGCCAGCTTCTCGCCCAGGTCTGAGAATCAAGGTCTCTTCCAAGCATCTGTCCTTTGCGTCCAAAATCTTCAAGAGCAAGCTCAAGTATGCGGGCGGCCAAAAGTCGAAGCAATCCGATGGTCGCATCCACCTGCAGCTGGCACCCGAAGAGCAATTCGACAGCAAGGCCGTGGCCATTGTTCTCAATGCGCTCCATGGAAAGGGGTCAAAGGTGCCAAAGGAGGTTGATCTTGATACCCTCGGCCAGATCGCGCTGTTTGTCGACAAGTTCCAGCTGTTTGACGCGGTGGAGGTGTATGGGGAGAGATGGATCTCGCGGCTGGAGCACACAATCCCGGATGCATACAACAGGGATCTGATCGTGTGGTTGTACATCAGCTATGTGTTTAGAAACGCAGAGGTCCTCAGGGGAGTGACAAAGACTGCCATTGTGGGGAGTGACGGGCCGATCAAGACGTTGGGGTTGCCCATCCGGGACAAGTTGATCA AACACATCGACGAGCAACGCCAACTTCTCGTTTCCTCCGCCATCGAGATTGTGACCTCGACGCTCGAGAAGCTAGTGGCTGGTAAGGCGGGCTGCAACAAGTACCACTGCGACTCGTTCTTACTCGGAGAGCTGGTCAAGGCCCTCACCAAGAGCAAGCTCGTTTGGCCTCGCCCGGAGAGGCCGTTTGCTGGTATCAGCTTCCTTTTTGTTGTCAGCGCTGTGGAGGGTGTCTTTACCAGCCCGAGCCACTCTCGAGGTTCGGCTGTGTGCGGTGATCTCTGGAATGTGTGCAACGGCGTCGCTGCCAAGCCGAATGGGAATGGTTATGTGAATGGTAATGGACGGGGAGGCCGTGGTCCGTTGACCCCCGAGGCTTCCCCTGAGCCGGTGTTGAGAAACGGGGGTGGGTACTTTGACACTCACGAGTGTGATGCGCGCAAGTCTGTCGCAAGACTGGATGAGCTGGATGCTTTGGAGGATGCGGTCAGGGGATTGGATTTGGAGGGAGCTCTGGGGTACAGGAATTACTGA